The proteins below come from a single Papaver somniferum cultivar HN1 chromosome 11, ASM357369v1, whole genome shotgun sequence genomic window:
- the LOC113321023 gene encoding cationic peroxidase 1-like, with amino-acid sequence MEDRNGFFYFLVAIVLVSVAITSSDALSTTFYHKVCPKALPTIKKLVYDAVNREHRMGASLLRLHFHDCFVNGCDGSVLLDSTSTIDGEKTAFGNINSLRGFEVVDRIKSEVNKICGAQVVSCADILAVAARDSIVQLGGPTWEVELGRRDSTTASRTDANNDLPAPFMDLPALKTNFQNAGLDETDLVALSGGHAIGFSQCNNFKNRIYNESNIDPLFAQNRKKTCPPSGGDTRIAPFDPTDDKFDTLYFKNLVKKRGLLHSDQALFNGVSTDALVRFYSTHASAFAADFGKSMIKMGRNKPLEGNSGQIRVNCRRIN; translated from the exons ATGGAAGATCGTAATGGTTTCTTTTATTTCCTTGTGGCGATAGTTTTAGTATCAGTGGCAATAACTTCCTCAGACGCACTTTCAACCACTTTTTATCATAAAGTTTGTCCTAAAGCCCTTCCAACTATTAAGAAATTGGTATATGATGCTGTGAACCGTGAGCACCGAATGGGCGCTTCTTTGCTGCGCCTTCATTTCCACGATTGCTTCGTTAAT GGTTGCGATGGATCAGTTCTTCTTGATAGCACATCAACAATAGATGGGGAGAAAACTGCATTTGGCAATATCAACTCATTAAGAGGATTTGAGGTAGTTGACAGGATCAAGTCAGAGGTGAACAAAATTTGTGGTGCTCAAGTTGTCTCTTGTGCTGATATCTTAGCTGTTGCTGCTCGCGACTCTATCGTCCAG TTAGGAGGACCAACATGGGAGGTAGAACTAGGTCGAAGAGACTCGACCACAGCCAGCCGAACTGATGCCAATAACGACTTACCAGCTCCTTTCATGGACCTTCCAGCTCTCAAAACAAACTTCCAAAATGCAGGGTTAGATGAAACAGACCTAGTTGCATTGTCGGGAGGACATGCCATAGGGTTTTCTCAGTGTAACAACTTCAAGAACCGAATTTACAACGAATCCAACATCGACCCGTTATTTGCCCAGAATCGCAAAAAAACGTGTCCTCCCTCTGGTGGTGACACCAGAATTGCTCCATTCGATCCCACAGATGACAAATTCGATACATTGTATTTCAAAAATTTGGTGAAGAAAAGAGGTTTACTTCATTCAGATCAGGCTTTGTTTAACGGGGTATCAACTGATGCATTAGTGAGGTTTTACAGTACTCATGCTAGTGCTTTTGCTGctgattttggaaagtctatGATTAAAATGGGAAGAAATAAGCCATTGGAAGGAAATTCGGGACAAATTCGTGTGAACTGCAGGAGGATTAATTAA
- the LOC113321022 gene encoding peroxidase P7-like — MASSNGFAYIFLAMVVVSLAATSSDALSTTFYNRVCPNALSTIKQVVTAAVNSDRRMGASLLRLHFHDCFVNGCDGSVLLDSTSTISGEKGAGGNFNSLRGFDVVDRIKAAVDRACGRPVVSCADILAVAARDSVVQLGGRPWNVELGRRDGTTASLSAANNALPGPGLSLQALKANFRNVGLNEQDLVVLSGGHTIGVSKCSNFKSRIYTETNIDPNFARNLRATCPRTGGDNRLGPLDTSATRFDTQYFKDLVNRRGLLHSDQVLFNGGSTDALVRRYSTNSAAFAADFGKSMIKMGKIRVLEGRSGQIRRNCRRTN; from the exons ATGGCAAGTAGTAATGGCTTCGCTTACATTTTTCTCGCAATGGTTGTAGTATCATTAGCAGCAACTTCTTCAGATGCCCTCTCAACCACTTTTTACAATAGAGTGTGTCCAAATGCCCTCTCAACCATTAAGCAAGTGGTAACTGCTGCTGTGAATAGTGACCGTCGTATGGGTGCTTCCTTGCTTCGTCTTCATTTCCACGATTGTTTCGTGAAC GGCTGCGATGGATCAGTTCTTCTTGATAGCACATCAACTATAAGTGGGGAGAAGGGTGCAGGTGGGAATTTCAACTCATTAAGAGGATTTGATGTAGTGGACAGGATCAAGGCAGCGGTGGACAGAGCCTGTGGTCGCCCAGTTGTATCTTGTGCTGACATCTTGGCCGTTGCAGCTCGAGACTCCGTTGTCCAA TTAGGAGGAAGACCATGGAATGTAGAACTAGGCCGAAGAGATGGAACCACAGCAAGTCTATCTGCCGCCAACAATGCCTTACCAGGCCCTGGCTTGAGCCTCCAAGCTCTCAAAGCTAACTTCCGAAACGTTGGGTTAAATGAACAAGATTTAGTTGTGCTATCAGGTGGACATACGATTGGGGTTTCAAAATGTAGTAACTTCAAAAGCCGAATTTACACTGAAACCAACATCGACCCCAATTTCGCCAGGAATTTAAGAGCAACATGTCCTCGTACTGGTGGTGACAACAGACTTGGTCCATTAGATACCTCAGCTACAAGATTTGATACACAATACTTTAAGGATTTGGTGAACAGAAGAGGATTACTTCATTCCGATCAGGTTTTATTCAACGGTGGATCAACTGATGCATTGGTGAGGAGATACAGTACTAACTCTGCAGCTTTTGCAGctgattttggaaagtctatGATTAAAATGGGAAAAATTAGAGTACTGGAAGGAAGGTCAGGACAAATTCGCAGGAACTGTAGGAGGACAAACTAA